Proteins co-encoded in one Agrobacterium cucumeris genomic window:
- a CDS encoding DUF736 domain-containing protein, with product MATIGTFTSTETGFNGSIRTLALNVKARIARIENPSDKGPHYRIYAGNVELGAAWQKRSEQDRDYLSVKLDDPSFPAPIYATLTEVEGEDGYQLIWSRPNRD from the coding sequence ATGGCAACGATCGGCACCTTCACCTCCACCGAAACCGGCTTCAACGGCTCGATCCGCACGCTTGCCCTCAACGTCAAGGCCCGCATCGCCCGCATCGAAAACCCCTCCGACAAGGGACCGCACTACCGCATCTACGCCGGCAACGTCGAGCTCGGTGCGGCCTGGCAGAAGCGCTCCGAGCAGGACCGCGACTACCTCTCGGTCAAGCTGGACGACCCGAGCTTCCCCGCTCCGATCTACGCAACCCTCACCGAAGTCGAAGGCGAGGACGGCTACCAGCTGATCTGGTCCCGCCCCAACCGGGACTGA